One segment of Triticum aestivum cultivar Chinese Spring chromosome 2A, IWGSC CS RefSeq v2.1, whole genome shotgun sequence DNA contains the following:
- the LOC123185745 gene encoding uncharacterized protein, which produces MAWSISWSSLRILTAGLTWKMDSDLFAQWLGLSAGDAPQASGEASSVHGQVQGEGHEPADAEAAAALEVLADGAVQVDFGLEVAGEVLLEVVADPDPDTENAYAGAEPPSLEEFEESVMVWPSDDQSEDQDEVCSSSVKCRRLE; this is translated from the exons ATGGCGTGGTCGATTAGCTGGTCGAGCTTGAGGATCCTGACGGCCGGCTTGACGTGGAAGATGGACAGCGATTTGTTCGCGCAG TGGCTGGGGTTATCTGCCGGAGATGCGCCGCAGGCCAGCGGGGAAGCTAGTTCAGTACATGGGCAAGTCCAGGGAGAGGGCCATGAACCAGCGGATGCAGAGGCAGCTGCCGCTTTAGAG GTGCTTGCCGATGGTGCCGTCCAGGTTGATTTTGGGCtggaggtcgccggcgaggtgCTTCTTGAGGTGGTGgcggaccccgaccccgacaccgagaACGCATATGCCGGGGCTGAACCTCCTTCCCTGGAAGAGTTCGAGGAGTCAGTGATGGTGTGGCCATCTGACGATCAATCTGAGGACCAAGATGAGGTGTGCTCATCAAGCGTGAAGTGCCGCCGCCTGGAATAG